In Victivallaceae bacterium, a single window of DNA contains:
- a CDS encoding 50S ribosomal protein L25/general stress protein Ctc, protein MELTVTDRSVGKKSFLKMIRQKGDIPAVIYFCGQAGANIVVDGSVFKKFLSSMEPGTLSSTIFVLAYGSKVLKTIIKDIQYDITTYDVIHIDFEELVDNIPITLNIPIKCVNVMDCLGVKLGGVLRQIVYALKVICLPDHIVPYLEVDVKNLGMAQTKKLCDMVLPLTMKPITSLKEVVVTVTRR, encoded by the coding sequence ATGGAGCTTACAGTTACGGATCGTTCGGTTGGTAAGAAATCTTTTTTGAAGATGATTCGTCAGAAGGGGGATATTCCTGCGGTTATTTATTTCTGTGGTCAAGCTGGGGCTAATATTGTCGTAGACGGTTCTGTTTTTAAAAAATTTCTAAGTTCTATGGAGCCTGGGACTTTATCTTCGACAATCTTTGTGTTGGCTTACGGAAGTAAGGTTTTAAAAACCATCATAAAGGATATTCAATATGATATTACGACTTATGATGTAATCCATATTGATTTTGAAGAATTAGTCGACAACATCCCGATTACATTGAATATTCCTATAAAATGCGTAAATGTTATGGACTGTTTGGGTGTGAAATTGGGTGGTGTTTTGAGACAGATTGTATACGCGCTCAAAGTTATTTGTCTTCCCGATCATATCGTTCCTTATCTTGAAGTGGACGTAAAAAATTTGGGAATGGCTCAAACTAAAAAGCTGTGCGATATGGTGTTACCTCTCACAATGAAGCCGATAACCTCCTTAAAAGAAGTTGTCGTGACCGTGACACGTAGATAA
- a CDS encoding Rne/Rng family ribonuclease, whose product MENDILLNVESKEIRCAQLRNGILSDLIIERKKIRQLKGNIYRGTVTNILKNIQSAFVNIDEGENGFIHISDILENTKKFEDLFDLDFEPTVSKKKEKQEKETHIDDLLKLDSPVLVQVVKEPIGSKGARLTSNISIPGRYLVLLPNSPHRGVSRKIEDPHTKERLKQLIRAFEMPQDMGLICRTASMFTSRDELIEEAHELLNTWSKIIERFSATNSPALLYEESDLLKRAVVTCVDKKYNRLLIDDYPVFQKCKKILKRYASDAPLKIEYYRDSTPIFERFNIEKEIEKAIRRKIWLPGGGYLFFDKTEAMHTIDVNSGRSTKTESNVEETLVQINLEASEEIARQLRLRNIGGLVIIDFIDMKSRKNQRRVLERFKDCMKTDSAKCTILSMSEFGLVEMTRQRNRESIVQTLFTNCPYCCGNALIKTHETVMIEIERNLKKVIKYHKQMNLELIIHPELEDYMKIDDDIETLIKIAKQLKASLKIRSSDLLHLNQYQFISLSTGEIINL is encoded by the coding sequence ATGGAGAACGATATTCTACTCAACGTAGAATCAAAAGAGATTCGCTGTGCACAACTTAGAAACGGAATTTTATCTGATTTGATTATCGAAAGAAAGAAGATCAGGCAGTTAAAAGGTAATATCTATAGAGGCACGGTTACTAATATTTTAAAAAACATTCAATCGGCTTTCGTCAATATAGATGAAGGAGAAAACGGATTTATTCATATCTCGGACATTCTCGAGAATACAAAAAAATTCGAAGATCTTTTTGACTTGGATTTCGAACCGACCGTTTCTAAAAAGAAAGAAAAACAAGAGAAAGAGACTCACATAGATGATCTCTTAAAACTGGATAGTCCCGTTCTGGTACAGGTGGTCAAAGAACCCATCGGAAGCAAAGGAGCTCGTTTAACTTCAAATATCTCCATTCCCGGTAGATACTTGGTATTGTTGCCGAATTCTCCTCATAGAGGCGTATCTAGAAAAATAGAAGATCCCCATACAAAAGAACGCCTAAAACAGCTAATTAGGGCTTTTGAAATGCCTCAGGATATGGGATTGATTTGCAGAACGGCCAGTATGTTTACTTCAAGGGATGAACTTATTGAAGAAGCTCATGAGCTGTTGAATACCTGGTCTAAAATCATCGAAAGATTCAGCGCTACGAATTCTCCTGCTCTTTTGTATGAAGAATCGGATTTGCTGAAACGCGCCGTAGTTACTTGCGTCGATAAGAAATACAATCGTCTTTTGATTGACGATTATCCTGTTTTTCAAAAATGTAAGAAAATTCTTAAAAGATATGCAAGTGATGCGCCTTTAAAAATCGAGTACTATAGAGATTCCACTCCGATATTTGAGCGATTCAATATTGAGAAAGAAATAGAAAAAGCCATTCGTAGAAAGATCTGGCTTCCGGGAGGAGGTTATCTATTTTTCGATAAAACGGAAGCTATGCATACCATCGACGTGAACTCCGGAAGAAGCACCAAAACCGAAAGCAATGTGGAAGAAACATTGGTTCAAATCAACTTGGAGGCTTCTGAAGAAATAGCCCGACAATTACGTCTTAGAAATATAGGCGGTCTCGTCATCATTGACTTTATCGATATGAAATCCCGTAAGAATCAACGTAGAGTCTTAGAACGTTTTAAGGATTGTATGAAAACCGATTCAGCAAAATGCACTATATTGAGCATGAGCGAGTTCGGTTTAGTCGAAATGACGAGACAACGTAACCGTGAATCAATTGTACAAACGTTATTCACCAATTGCCCTTATTGTTGCGGAAATGCTTTGATCAAGACTCATGAGACGGTAATGATTGAAATCGAACGTAACTTAAAAAAAGTCATCAAATATCACAAACAGATGAACTTGGAATTAATTATCCATCCGGAACTTGAAGACTATATGAAGATTGACGACGATATCGAGACTCTTATTAAAATAGCCAAGCAACTTAAGGCATCTTTGAAAATTCGATCTTCTGACTTGCTACACCTTAACCAATACCAATTTATTTCTCTTTCGACAGGGGAAATTATTAATTTGTAA
- the rpsR gene encoding 30S ribosomal protein S18 has product MNRPSGGFSGDGNRRKRFNKKCPFVTAGWKAIDYKDVETLKRFITERGKILPRRITGVSSHFQRQLTLAVKRARYIGLLPFVGED; this is encoded by the coding sequence ATGAATAGGCCTAGCGGGGGATTCAGCGGAGACGGTAACAGACGTAAGCGTTTTAATAAAAAATGTCCGTTTGTAACGGCAGGATGGAAGGCTATCGATTATAAGGATGTAGAGACGCTTAAACGCTTCATAACGGAGAGAGGTAAGATTTTACCTAGAAGAATCACTGGAGTATCTTCTCATTTCCAAAGACAGTTGACGCTGGCTGTAAAAAGAGCACGGTATATTGGATTGCTTCCATTTGTTGGTGAAGATTAG
- the pcnB gene encoding polynucleotide adenylyltransferase PcnB gives MQPTIYRADHHNLDLSVIDPNALFVIKILKRAGYRAYLVGGCIRDMLLNEHPKDFDISTSAKPEEIKACFKSCILVGRRFRLAHVRFGNSFIEVSTFRSGDPTEEELIIKDNLWGTPEEDVLRRDFTINGLFYDPQENVIIDYTGGVRDLKKQFLRTIGNPFLRFKQDPVRMIRLLKILSRYDFVVDETTKEALFACKDELLKSSKARVFEEIIKVLISSSSNKFFKLLKTSEFLSLLFSKLDCAFKTESFVEKTTLNFLKALDSFDLQDKNNIDRGFLIATLVCPIIDFDLRLKKKTNKKITNGFILETIREQLTEFFVNSFTGCSKKNFITALLILQTQYKMTPLNPKHNKMNPKLVRHPYFRSALKLLYIRKTVNPKLEKKYIAWSEMYDENQSKESELI, from the coding sequence ATGCAGCCTACTATTTATCGTGCCGATCATCATAATTTAGATCTTTCCGTTATTGACCCGAACGCCTTGTTCGTCATTAAAATATTGAAAAGAGCCGGTTATCGAGCTTACTTGGTCGGTGGTTGTATACGGGATATGCTGCTTAACGAGCATCCGAAAGATTTCGATATATCCACTTCCGCCAAGCCCGAAGAAATTAAAGCCTGTTTTAAAAGTTGCATACTTGTCGGTCGTAGGTTTAGATTGGCACATGTTCGTTTCGGAAATTCTTTCATAGAAGTGTCTACTTTTCGATCCGGAGATCCTACTGAAGAAGAACTCATAATCAAAGATAATTTATGGGGCACTCCGGAAGAAGACGTTTTACGTCGTGATTTCACTATCAACGGTTTATTTTATGATCCTCAGGAAAATGTCATAATCGATTATACTGGAGGTGTAAGAGATCTGAAAAAACAGTTTCTTAGAACGATTGGGAATCCTTTTCTTAGATTTAAGCAAGATCCCGTGAGAATGATTCGACTTCTTAAAATACTTTCACGTTACGATTTTGTTGTAGATGAGACAACGAAAGAAGCACTGTTTGCTTGTAAAGACGAACTCTTAAAAAGCTCAAAGGCACGTGTTTTTGAAGAAATCATAAAAGTTTTGATATCTTCATCTTCGAATAAATTTTTCAAACTGTTAAAAACCAGCGAATTTTTATCCTTACTCTTTTCAAAACTGGATTGCGCCTTCAAAACGGAGTCTTTCGTTGAAAAAACGACTTTAAACTTTCTAAAAGCTTTAGACTCTTTCGACCTTCAAGACAAGAATAACATCGACAGAGGCTTCTTAATTGCAACATTAGTTTGTCCGATTATAGACTTCGATCTTCGTCTCAAAAAAAAGACGAATAAAAAAATCACCAACGGTTTTATTCTCGAAACCATTAGAGAACAGCTGACTGAATTTTTCGTTAATTCATTTACCGGATGTTCCAAGAAAAATTTCATAACCGCCTTACTTATTTTGCAAACTCAGTATAAAATGACCCCTCTAAATCCAAAACATAATAAAATGAATCCGAAACTAGTGAGGCACCCTTATTTCAGGTCCGCTTTGAAGCTTTTGTATATTCGAAAAACGGTTAACCCTAAATTGGAAAAAAAATATATCGCATGGTCTGAGATGTATGATGAAAATCAATCAAAAGAATCGGAGTTGATTTAA
- the pth gene encoding aminoacyl-tRNA hydrolase yields the protein MAEKDLCLLVGIGNPGLSFAQTRHNLGFAFVDYVVDCLGGIFVRKTALKSYLAKVSFEDKDLLIAKPLTFVNLSGNSLGILRNRFNLESDRIMIAVDNVDKPFGKLSLKQGIGAGGHNGLRSVNQVLDFRNSWVLKMGIGRPLDDSKGLTDFVLGRFSFEEQGALPMIFEEAIILVKEWLLHKV from the coding sequence ATGGCAGAGAAAGATTTATGTCTTTTGGTCGGTATCGGTAATCCGGGCCTTTCGTTTGCGCAAACGAGACATAATTTGGGGTTTGCTTTCGTTGATTATGTGGTTGATTGTTTAGGTGGAATTTTTGTAAGGAAAACGGCTTTAAAAAGTTACTTGGCTAAAGTATCTTTCGAAGACAAAGATTTGTTGATTGCTAAGCCTCTGACTTTTGTTAACCTCTCGGGTAATTCATTGGGAATTCTTAGGAATCGTTTTAACCTTGAGTCTGACCGGATTATGATAGCAGTGGATAATGTGGATAAGCCATTCGGTAAGCTAAGTTTAAAGCAAGGTATTGGAGCGGGTGGTCATAACGGATTAAGAAGCGTTAATCAAGTGTTGGATTTTCGGAATTCTTGGGTTTTAAAAATGGGAATAGGTCGACCTTTGGATGATTCCAAAGGATTAACTGATTTTGTGTTGGGTAGATTTTCCTTTGAAGAACAAGGTGCTTTACCTATGATTTTTGAAGAAGCAATCATTTTGGTTAAAGAATGGCTTTTACATAAGGTCTGA
- the rplI gene encoding 50S ribosomal protein L9 yields the protein MKQQLLLLEDIEGLGRSGDLVFARPGYVRNFLLPQKKAFRATGRTLKMQELLRKQRLERAAFDKLESESLSSKLAEMVFEFFVKVDPEQRMYGSVTVTDLIQSATEKGLHLERKSFPSSHYALKELGRKLIPLRLKEGVIAHLIVDIFSEAARD from the coding sequence ATGAAGCAACAGTTGCTTTTATTGGAAGATATCGAAGGTTTGGGAAGAAGTGGTGATCTTGTTTTCGCGCGTCCCGGTTATGTAAGAAATTTTTTACTACCACAGAAAAAAGCCTTTCGTGCTACCGGAAGAACTCTGAAAATGCAAGAACTATTGAGAAAGCAGCGCTTGGAAAGAGCTGCTTTCGATAAGCTTGAATCCGAATCTTTGTCTTCCAAGTTAGCGGAGATGGTGTTTGAGTTCTTTGTGAAAGTAGACCCTGAACAAAGAATGTACGGTTCCGTCACGGTTACCGATTTGATTCAGTCGGCTACGGAGAAGGGTCTCCATTTGGAAAGAAAGAGTTTTCCGTCTTCACACTATGCTTTAAAAGAATTAGGAAGAAAATTGATTCCCTTGAGATTGAAAGAAGGTGTTATAGCTCATCTTATCGTAGATATTTTTTCTGAAGCAGCTAGGGATTAA
- a CDS encoding glycogen/starch synthase — translation MKITHVCSELSPLACTGGLGEAVAGLTKSLARQGYSIEVILPHYRLLNLNSSHLITDRQLNFVFRSNIGGIETDIEVKKFIYHNDIKLTLLKFPENLPVFDRDRIYGYDDDVERFLIFSSATKEYLIQSGLPDIVHLHDWHTASLAAFLKEMNCKTIFTIHNFNYTGPCDTKILKRFGIYNTSDCNFQDNNSSISLLNTGLVCADRITTVSPTYAKDILSTIKESNLIKVSDKNILGITNGIDFEYWNPQTDPFIKTRYSLKCLNIEDNFFKAKQTNREQLSKKLGLTSSSKPLFGIVTRLTEQKGLSFIKEALFKTLEYGCQMVLMGSCSDSETENIFRDLKQKLETTGQISIELSYDIALSHLIYAASDIFLMPSLFEPCGLAQLIAMRYGTVPIVNKTGGLIDTVEADVNGFIFEHSHGDFINSLKKAVHLRTTHPDSWKRLVREGMSRGSDWKIPAQQYSKLYGTLM, via the coding sequence ATGAAAATCACTCACGTTTGCTCTGAATTATCTCCTTTAGCATGCACAGGAGGTCTCGGCGAAGCAGTTGCAGGTCTTACTAAATCTCTGGCAAGACAAGGTTATTCAATTGAAGTCATTCTCCCTCATTACCGTTTATTAAATTTAAATTCCTCTCACTTAATAACCGATCGTCAACTGAATTTTGTTTTCAGATCGAATATCGGAGGAATAGAAACGGATATCGAAGTCAAAAAATTCATCTATCATAACGATATCAAACTTACCCTGTTAAAATTTCCCGAGAATCTCCCCGTATTCGATCGAGATCGAATATATGGGTACGATGACGATGTCGAAAGATTTTTAATATTTTCTTCGGCAACTAAAGAATATTTGATTCAATCCGGTCTACCAGATATCGTTCATCTACACGATTGGCATACGGCTTCTTTGGCAGCTTTTCTTAAGGAAATGAACTGTAAGACCATTTTTACCATACATAATTTCAACTATACCGGTCCCTGCGACACTAAAATTTTAAAACGATTCGGAATATACAATACCTCAGATTGCAACTTTCAAGATAATAACTCTTCAATCTCGCTGTTAAACACGGGGCTTGTCTGTGCAGACAGAATTACGACCGTATCACCTACTTATGCCAAAGATATTCTATCGACGATCAAAGAATCGAATCTTATAAAAGTTTCGGATAAAAATATTCTCGGTATAACGAACGGAATAGATTTTGAGTATTGGAATCCTCAAACGGATCCTTTCATTAAAACCAGATACTCATTGAAATGCTTAAACATTGAAGATAATTTTTTCAAAGCCAAACAAACCAACCGAGAACAGTTATCGAAAAAACTAGGACTTACATCTTCCTCAAAACCTCTTTTCGGGATCGTAACACGCCTTACCGAACAAAAAGGCTTATCGTTTATAAAAGAAGCTCTCTTCAAAACTCTTGAATACGGTTGTCAAATGGTCCTTATGGGGTCTTGTTCCGATTCCGAAACGGAGAACATCTTTCGAGATTTAAAACAAAAATTGGAGACAACGGGACAAATATCTATTGAGTTGTCTTATGACATAGCACTTTCTCATTTAATCTATGCGGCTTCCGACATCTTTCTGATGCCTTCTTTATTTGAACCTTGCGGGTTGGCTCAATTAATCGCCATGCGTTACGGCACGGTTCCTATCGTTAATAAAACCGGAGGATTGATCGATACGGTAGAGGCGGATGTGAATGGTTTCATATTTGAGCACTCCCACGGAGACTTCATAAACTCTCTGAAAAAAGCCGTTCATTTGAGGACGACTCACCCTGATTCCTGGAAACGATTGGTTCGAGAAGGAATGTCTCGAGGCTCCGATTGGAAAATTCCGGCTCAACAATACTCCAAGCTTTACGGTACTTTAATGTAA
- a CDS encoding 1-acyl-sn-glycerol-3-phosphate acyltransferase — protein MDFENLIKTSFLTNKISQVTYNMLWELYRSYVTATKNTFTPLDEVEKIFRTYLKLVEQDYQTPFSFELFHKKVLSPFNHRTFGLDFLRPIVLSSTILHAEVVQDAVERLRQGENVIFLANHQTEFDPHLITLALSNASFPHFTDDMIFVAGDRVIKDPLARPFSMGYDLLCIHSKRHIEHPPEEKEKRLRHNQKALQTFKSLLKKGSQCIYVAPSGGRDRRNEQEIIEIAPFDEGSIEVFRLLAKSSGKTMSFYPLALKTFDILPPPPVIKHSLGESRNICRTDIFLAFGKNINIEDIPGIEKNHQRKIRRDLLFNSVLELYQEILYFEQSKST, from the coding sequence ATGGATTTTGAAAATCTAATTAAAACATCGTTCTTGACGAATAAAATTTCTCAAGTCACTTATAACATGTTATGGGAGCTCTATAGATCTTATGTAACAGCTACTAAGAATACCTTCACACCACTCGACGAAGTCGAAAAGATCTTTCGGACGTATCTTAAATTAGTAGAACAGGATTACCAAACCCCGTTTTCTTTTGAACTGTTTCATAAGAAAGTCTTATCTCCTTTCAATCATAGGACGTTCGGACTTGACTTCTTAAGACCGATTGTTCTCTCATCAACTATTCTCCATGCAGAGGTTGTCCAAGATGCAGTCGAACGTCTGAGACAAGGAGAGAACGTCATATTCCTAGCTAACCATCAAACGGAATTCGATCCTCATCTTATAACGCTTGCATTATCGAATGCCAGCTTTCCCCATTTTACGGATGACATGATTTTTGTTGCCGGTGATCGCGTTATCAAAGATCCCTTAGCGAGACCTTTTAGTATGGGGTATGATTTATTGTGCATACATTCCAAGAGACATATAGAACATCCTCCCGAAGAAAAAGAAAAGAGGTTAAGGCATAATCAAAAAGCCCTACAAACTTTCAAAAGCTTATTAAAAAAAGGTTCCCAATGTATTTATGTAGCTCCTTCCGGAGGACGTGATAGAAGGAACGAACAAGAGATTATTGAGATAGCTCCCTTCGATGAAGGCAGTATAGAAGTTTTCAGACTACTGGCAAAAAGTTCGGGAAAGACTATGTCGTTTTATCCTTTGGCTTTAAAAACTTTTGATATCCTTCCTCCTCCTCCTGTAATTAAGCACTCTCTGGGAGAATCTCGGAATATATGTCGAACCGATATTTTTTTAGCTTTCGGAAAAAACATAAACATAGAAGACATACCCGGAATAGAAAAAAACCATCAAAGAAAAATACGCCGCGATTTGTTATTTAATAGCGTTCTTGAACTTTACCAGGAAATTTTATATTTCGAACAATCAAAATCGACATGA
- the rpsF gene encoding 30S ribosomal protein S6 — MGKDEKQLYEGMYVFSVTLSEEARCKALDKVTSGIINYSGEVLKIHDQGRKKLAYEIRGAREGYYYLVYFSVASQAISELWKEYHLNEDLLRFMTLKTDKVQEVIEFATLAE, encoded by the coding sequence ATGGGAAAAGATGAAAAACAGCTTTATGAAGGAATGTACGTTTTTAGTGTTACCTTAAGCGAAGAAGCTCGTTGTAAAGCTTTGGATAAAGTTACTTCAGGCATTATTAACTACAGCGGTGAAGTTTTAAAGATTCATGATCAGGGTAGAAAGAAACTGGCATATGAAATTCGTGGAGCTCGTGAAGGATATTATTATTTGGTTTATTTTTCCGTTGCTTCTCAGGCGATTAGTGAGTTGTGGAAAGAGTATCATCTTAATGAGGATTTGCTACGGTTTATGACGTTAAAGACTGATAAAGTCCAGGAAGTAATAGAATTCGCTACTTTAGCGGAATAA
- the ispE gene encoding 4-(cytidine 5'-diphospho)-2-C-methyl-D-erythritol kinase, translating to MLSLFSPCKVNLFLRVLSVLPDGYHYLNTLMQALDFGDYLVISDSDRDVFISSREDISGSDNLAILARDLFRSKSGISNKFSIFLQKNVPIGAGLGGGSSNAATVLFGLNQLCETGFSDEELKSWSSELGADIPFFFSSGRAMCKGGQNLSVNDFKDDLLGNKKIFLVFPPGPGTLTKEIYKKFVFNCIRYEEKLLLGHNDLESTVFSYFPFLRDLKRTLMKSLGDFSELIFMTGSGSTFVIFTDYEERVSQELMTLSLDFVLAEPILRKKTPSQWFCVPHEEAIFV from the coding sequence GTGTTATCTTTATTTTCGCCTTGCAAGGTCAATTTATTTTTACGAGTTCTTTCCGTCCTTCCTGACGGTTATCATTATCTGAATACTCTAATGCAAGCATTAGATTTCGGAGATTATCTTGTAATCTCCGACTCCGATAGGGATGTTTTTATATCTTCGAGAGAAGACATATCCGGCAGCGATAATTTAGCAATTCTTGCCCGAGATTTATTTAGATCTAAATCTGGAATTTCAAATAAATTTTCTATTTTTTTACAAAAAAATGTACCTATAGGTGCTGGTTTAGGCGGAGGTAGTAGTAATGCTGCTACAGTGCTTTTCGGATTAAACCAACTCTGTGAGACTGGTTTTTCCGATGAGGAATTGAAGTCATGGTCTTCAGAACTGGGAGCAGATATTCCTTTTTTCTTTTCTTCCGGACGGGCGATGTGTAAAGGAGGGCAAAATTTATCCGTAAATGATTTTAAAGATGATCTCTTAGGTAATAAAAAGATTTTTTTAGTTTTTCCTCCAGGACCAGGTACTCTTACTAAGGAAATTTACAAAAAATTTGTGTTTAATTGTATTCGATACGAAGAGAAACTTCTTCTTGGTCATAATGATCTTGAATCAACCGTCTTTTCTTACTTTCCTTTTCTTCGTGATTTAAAACGGACGCTTATGAAGTCTTTAGGGGACTTTTCGGAACTGATTTTTATGACGGGCTCTGGATCGACCTTTGTTATTTTTACTGATTATGAAGAAAGAGTCTCCCAAGAATTAATGACACTTTCTCTCGATTTTGTTCTTGCAGAACCTATCTTAAGAAAGAAGACTCCTTCTCAATGGTTTTGTGTTCCTCACGAAGAGGCTATTTTTGTTTAA
- the rpmF gene encoding 50S ribosomal protein L32 — protein MAVPRNRLSNARKNIRRSHHAKKAKIVVVCSNCNHAFLPHRVCASCGFYDGKSTRKAVAN, from the coding sequence ATGGCAGTTCCACGTAATCGTTTGAGTAATGCAAGAAAAAATATTCGAAGAAGTCATCATGCCAAAAAGGCAAAAATAGTCGTTGTTTGCAGTAATTGTAATCATGCCTTTTTACCTCATAGGGTATGTGCTTCATGTGGTTTTTATGATGGTAAATCAACTAGGAAAGCGGTAGCCAACTGA
- a CDS encoding putative Na+/H+ antiporter, with product MLLLPQYSQSLFIGSAIIFALAIVHTFLTPKLFFISQQFKNKQLIYPEASKKYYMISEILSTLSRVELVFFFWPIVLFCLFFFLEGPKLTFAYFEARNYSFPLYVIMMVILVNSKPIIFFADRVLTFIAGLGKSTPRAWWWTLLIGAPFMSCLVKETGAMIIAATMLSKKIYNLMPSRSFRYATMGLLFSNISIGGILTPMSSRSLFLVQPTLKWKPSFIFENFSWKALIAIIISTTTYFLIFRKEFQKFPEQTASRLEKKTVLPFWLVLVHIVFIVVVIYVKSQTVTLAALFVVFLIFHKVTLFYQNPLHLQKTAFIGLFYVGVLILGDLQEWWISLIMNRLSNIGTVVLSFVLSSFLDNTFVSYLAVNVKKSGDCYHYLVFTGITSAGGLTLLSNSPNLLGYIQLREFFNRMSFIKLFLYALPPSLTAILIYWILKGVPGFSSCRF from the coding sequence TTGTTGCTATTACCGCAGTATTCTCAATCTCTATTTATCGGTTCGGCTATTATATTTGCCCTAGCCATTGTACACACTTTTCTAACTCCGAAGTTATTTTTCATTTCACAGCAATTTAAAAATAAGCAATTGATTTATCCTGAAGCATCAAAAAAATATTACATGATTAGTGAAATATTATCGACTCTGAGTAGAGTGGAACTTGTATTTTTCTTCTGGCCTATAGTTTTATTTTGCTTATTTTTTTTCTTGGAAGGCCCCAAATTAACATTTGCTTATTTCGAAGCCAGAAACTATTCATTCCCGCTCTATGTTATTATGATGGTTATTTTAGTGAATTCCAAACCGATAATTTTCTTTGCAGATAGAGTTTTAACGTTCATTGCCGGATTAGGAAAAAGTACGCCTAGAGCGTGGTGGTGGACTTTATTAATCGGTGCTCCTTTTATGTCCTGTTTAGTGAAAGAAACAGGAGCTATGATTATAGCGGCAACTATGCTGTCTAAAAAAATTTATAATTTAATGCCATCTCGATCCTTTAGATATGCCACTATGGGTTTATTATTTTCTAATATTTCCATAGGAGGCATCTTAACTCCAATGTCATCGAGATCTTTGTTTTTGGTTCAACCGACTCTAAAATGGAAACCAAGTTTTATCTTTGAAAATTTTTCTTGGAAGGCGTTAATTGCTATTATCATTTCTACAACAACGTATTTTTTGATCTTTAGAAAGGAATTTCAAAAATTTCCCGAACAGACTGCAAGTCGTCTCGAAAAAAAAACGGTACTTCCCTTTTGGCTTGTATTGGTGCATATAGTTTTTATAGTTGTGGTTATTTATGTCAAATCTCAAACCGTTACTTTGGCTGCCTTATTTGTTGTTTTCCTGATCTTTCATAAAGTCACTCTTTTTTATCAAAATCCTTTGCATTTGCAAAAAACGGCTTTTATCGGTTTGTTTTATGTCGGTGTTTTAATTTTAGGAGATTTACAGGAGTGGTGGATTTCTTTGATTATGAATCGACTTTCCAATATCGGAACCGTAGTCTTATCGTTTGTTTTATCTTCGTTTTTAGACAACACCTTTGTGAGCTATTTAGCTGTGAATGTTAAAAAATCCGGTGATTGTTATCATTATTTAGTTTTTACGGGTATTACTTCTGCCGGAGGACTAACCCTATTATCGAATTCACCGAATCTATTGGGATACATCCAATTAAGAGAATTTTTCAATAGAATGTCATTTATTAAATTATTTCTCTATGCCTTACCGCCAAGCCTTACTGCGATACTAATTTATTGGATTTTAAAAGGAGTTCCCGGTTTTTCATCATGTCGATTTTGA